The following are encoded together in the Planctomycetota bacterium genome:
- the hemW gene encoding radical SAM family heme chaperone HemW: MSVYRGRVKLTVAPTNAAQPADLKQVLPGDGVRGDGLYVHVPFCRHKCHYCDFYSFVDSEDRQEPFVARMENELDAWARVQRGELQTLFVGGGTPTMLRADLLDRMLSAIRGKLKWQAGAEWTVEANPETVSEEIAATLAKHKVTRVSLGAQSFQPELLKALERTHDPASVGRAVGRLRKAGINSINLDLIYAVPGASIEMWRRDLEATLELHPEHMSCYGLMYESNTPLGVRHHRGEVAAVSEELEVEMHELAASMLGAAGYEHYEISNWAKPGHACKHNLLYWKNSNWFAAGPAASGHADGLRWRNVPRLSDWLETNDFAPVQDVESLEIDGQVGEAFMMGLRLLEGMPSERVEQLLALGERSTVRRIAIAQHLAEGLLEWAGDKLRLTARGRMLASEVAMALL, translated from the coding sequence GTGAGCGTCTATCGTGGACGCGTGAAGCTCACCGTCGCCCCGACCAACGCAGCCCAGCCCGCGGACTTGAAGCAAGTCCTGCCTGGGGATGGTGTGCGCGGCGATGGCCTCTATGTGCATGTCCCGTTCTGTCGGCACAAGTGTCACTACTGCGACTTCTATTCCTTCGTCGACTCCGAGGATCGGCAGGAGCCCTTCGTGGCCCGAATGGAAAATGAGCTCGATGCATGGGCGCGGGTGCAGCGCGGAGAATTGCAGACGCTATTTGTCGGCGGCGGCACGCCGACCATGCTGCGGGCGGACCTGCTCGACCGGATGCTCTCGGCCATTCGCGGCAAATTGAAGTGGCAGGCCGGCGCCGAGTGGACCGTGGAGGCGAACCCGGAAACCGTGAGCGAGGAGATCGCCGCAACGCTGGCCAAGCACAAAGTCACGCGGGTCTCGCTGGGCGCCCAGAGCTTTCAACCGGAGTTGCTCAAGGCGCTGGAGCGAACGCATGACCCCGCTTCAGTCGGCCGAGCCGTGGGGCGGCTGCGAAAAGCGGGGATCAACAGCATCAATCTCGACCTGATCTACGCCGTTCCGGGTGCTTCAATCGAAATGTGGCGACGCGACCTGGAAGCCACGCTTGAATTGCATCCCGAGCACATGTCCTGCTACGGGCTGATGTATGAGTCCAATACGCCGCTGGGTGTGCGCCATCATCGCGGCGAAGTTGCGGCGGTCAGCGAAGAGCTTGAAGTGGAAATGCACGAACTCGCGGCGAGCATGCTCGGTGCCGCCGGCTACGAGCACTACGAGATTTCCAACTGGGCCAAGCCCGGCCATGCCTGCAAGCACAACTTGCTCTACTGGAAGAATTCAAATTGGTTTGCCGCCGGTCCCGCGGCCAGTGGTCACGCGGACGGACTGCGCTGGCGCAATGTGCCGCGGCTTTCCGACTGGCTCGAGACCAATGACTTCGCCCCTGTGCAGGATGTGGAGAGCCTCGAGATCGACGGCCAGGTCGGTGAGGCCTTCATGATGGGATTGCGCCTGCTGGAGGGAATGCCCAGCGAGCGCGTCGAGCAACTGCTCGCCCTCGGTGAGCGCTCCACCGTGCGCCGAATCGCGATCGCGCAACATCTCGCTGAAGGTTTGCTCGAATGGGCAGGCGACAAGCTTCGCCTTACGGCCCGCGGCCGCATGCTGGCAAGCGAAGTCGCGATGGCTTTACTTTAG
- a CDS encoding RNA pseudouridine synthase, whose protein sequence is MSNPVTTPSMQPVVLHETKEWLVVNKPAGWHSVSREGDTGESVQSWRARCEPSAIELPESGLCHRLDQTTSGCLLIAKTLAAHERLRTAMGGADGTIQKTYLALMKAGIEKEGNFRLHFEGRYKRSAKTTVSRAGSWETGGRCKWKVLRTIVARGVDVVEVELIGPGRRHQIRAGFAYLEHPLEGDTLYGGPGPANSSLHAWKLIVAGVTVIAPPPPRFVP, encoded by the coding sequence ATGAGCAACCCCGTGACGACCCCGAGCATGCAGCCCGTGGTGTTGCACGAGACCAAGGAATGGCTGGTGGTGAACAAGCCCGCGGGGTGGCACTCGGTGTCGCGCGAGGGCGACACCGGCGAGAGCGTGCAATCCTGGCGAGCCCGCTGCGAGCCATCCGCGATTGAACTTCCGGAATCCGGTTTGTGCCACCGGCTAGATCAGACCACCTCGGGTTGTCTGCTGATCGCCAAGACGCTTGCGGCGCATGAGCGGCTTCGCACCGCGATGGGCGGCGCCGACGGCACCATTCAGAAAACCTATCTGGCCCTGATGAAGGCCGGCATCGAAAAGGAGGGCAACTTTCGCCTTCATTTCGAAGGCCGCTACAAGCGCTCCGCCAAGACCACGGTGTCGCGCGCGGGCTCGTGGGAAACGGGCGGCCGCTGCAAGTGGAAGGTGCTGCGCACGATTGTGGCCCGTGGCGTGGATGTGGTCGAAGTCGAGCTCATCGGCCCCGGTCGGCGCCACCAGATCCGCGCGGGCTTCGCCTATCTGGAGCATCCACTGGAAGGGGACACGCTCTACGGCGGTCCCGGCCCCGCAAATTCGTCGCTTCATGCATGGAAGTTGATCGTGGCGGGAGTCACTGTGATCGCACCGCCACCCCCGAGGTTTGTTCCATGA
- the fahA gene encoding fumarylacetoacetase, which produces MKTSWVESAQAKDCDFPLANLPWGCFTRADRSNGTRIGVAIGDQVFDVHEALGHGLLAELPASVQGALRECSLNAFMSLGVPQWKLARTHIAKLLSSEERSLQDHPKAGEIVLPASAVAMKLPAQIGDYTDFYASIHHATNVGKMFRPDNPLLPNWRHLPVGYHGRASSIVVSGTEFRRPMGQTSATDDGPPSFGPSKLLDYELEVGVYVGKGNAIGERIDIQRTREHLFGICLINDWSARDVQKWEYQPLGPFNAKNFATTVSPWIVTLDAVEPWFERGPVREKDAPANLPYLTWKDDFTFDLKLSVSILTASMREKKSAPFEISRGSYRDMYWTLAQMLAHHTSTGCPMNAGDLLGSGTVSGTTPESRGCMLERTWRGSEPLALPDGSTRKFLDDGDEVVIRGWLDAKNNLPRIGLGECRGQILAAK; this is translated from the coding sequence ATGAAAACTAGTTGGGTCGAATCGGCGCAAGCGAAAGATTGCGACTTCCCATTGGCGAATCTTCCATGGGGTTGCTTCACGCGTGCCGATCGAAGCAACGGCACGCGCATCGGGGTGGCGATCGGCGACCAAGTGTTCGATGTGCATGAGGCGTTGGGGCATGGATTGCTTGCCGAGTTGCCCGCCAGTGTGCAGGGCGCACTTCGCGAGTGTTCGCTGAACGCATTCATGAGCCTGGGAGTGCCGCAATGGAAGCTGGCGAGAACGCACATCGCCAAGCTCTTGTCGAGCGAAGAGCGATCGTTGCAAGACCATCCCAAGGCGGGGGAGATCGTGCTTCCTGCGAGCGCGGTCGCCATGAAGCTGCCTGCGCAGATTGGCGACTACACCGACTTCTACGCCAGCATTCACCACGCCACGAATGTCGGCAAGATGTTCCGCCCGGACAATCCTCTGCTGCCCAACTGGCGGCATCTGCCGGTGGGCTACCACGGCCGGGCCAGCTCTATTGTCGTCAGTGGCACGGAGTTTCGCCGGCCGATGGGGCAGACCTCCGCGACCGACGATGGCCCGCCAAGTTTCGGTCCGTCGAAGCTGCTGGACTATGAGCTTGAGGTGGGCGTCTATGTCGGGAAGGGCAACGCGATCGGCGAGCGCATCGACATTCAACGCACGCGCGAGCACCTGTTCGGCATCTGCCTGATCAACGACTGGAGCGCCCGCGATGTCCAGAAGTGGGAGTACCAGCCGCTGGGTCCCTTCAATGCGAAGAACTTCGCGACCACCGTCTCGCCCTGGATCGTCACGCTTGACGCGGTCGAGCCCTGGTTCGAGCGCGGCCCGGTCCGCGAGAAGGATGCACCGGCGAATCTTCCCTACCTGACCTGGAAGGACGACTTCACTTTCGACTTGAAGCTGTCGGTGTCGATCCTCACGGCATCGATGCGCGAGAAAAAGTCAGCGCCTTTCGAGATCAGCCGCGGTTCCTATCGCGACATGTACTGGACGCTGGCGCAGATGCTGGCGCACCACACTTCGACAGGTTGCCCGATGAATGCCGGTGATCTGCTGGGCAGCGGTACGGTGAGCGGCACAACTCCTGAGAGTCGCGGCTGCATGCTTGAGCGCACTTGGCGAGGGTCGGAACCGCTTGCGCTTCCCGATGGCAGCACGCGCAAGTTCCTCGACGATGGTGATGAAGTGGTCATTCGGGGCTGGCTCGACGCAAAGAACAATCTGCCGCGCATTGGCCTGGGCGAATGCCGCGGGCAAATCCTGGCTGCGAAGTAA
- a CDS encoding homogentisate 1,2-dioxygenase, translated as MAYYTSMGQVPAKRHIQFRRPDGALYSEEVFGTEGFSGPTSTLYHIHPPTQVIGWETLYETKPVYVEQSVMRMRHVKTAAMPPKGDPVTGRVILFGNCDVEMFVCVPAETMPYHFKNAQGDECLFIHFGSGTLETTFGTLKFGPKDYLIIPKGVIYKMTFDKPKAGEPHPRFVGFETANGSHILPPPRYISKATAQFLEHAPYCERDLRLPQEPLHFDKDGKFEVRIKSRDQVHRYFYKHHPCDVIGWDGCYYPYAFNIDDFSPIVGKHHMPPPTHQTFEGHNFVICSFCPRLLDFHPQAIPVPYNHSNLDSDEVLYYVHGNYKARKGIEVSSVTLHPQGIPHGPHPGTIEKSLGATVTDELAVMCDTFRPLFPTKAALDLDDLAYPRSWEEEHFTKAAPEAKPKGPTSANTWD; from the coding sequence ATGGCGTACTACACCTCGATGGGACAAGTGCCGGCCAAGCGGCACATCCAGTTCCGCAGACCCGACGGAGCGCTCTACTCGGAGGAAGTCTTCGGCACCGAGGGGTTCTCCGGCCCCACCAGCACGCTCTACCACATCCATCCGCCGACGCAGGTGATCGGCTGGGAGACGCTCTACGAAACCAAGCCCGTCTATGTCGAGCAGAGCGTGATGCGCATGCGCCACGTGAAGACCGCGGCGATGCCTCCCAAGGGCGACCCGGTGACCGGTCGCGTGATTCTCTTCGGCAACTGCGACGTGGAGATGTTCGTCTGCGTCCCCGCCGAGACGATGCCCTACCACTTCAAGAACGCCCAGGGCGACGAGTGCCTCTTCATTCATTTCGGCAGCGGCACGCTGGAGACCACCTTCGGCACGCTGAAATTCGGCCCGAAGGATTACCTGATCATTCCCAAGGGCGTGATCTACAAGATGACTTTCGACAAGCCCAAGGCGGGCGAGCCCCATCCGCGCTTTGTGGGCTTCGAAACCGCAAACGGAAGCCACATCCTGCCGCCGCCGCGCTACATCTCCAAGGCCACGGCGCAGTTCCTGGAGCATGCCCCCTACTGCGAGCGCGACCTGCGCCTGCCGCAGGAGCCGCTGCACTTCGACAAGGATGGCAAGTTCGAGGTGCGCATCAAGAGCCGCGACCAGGTGCACCGCTACTTCTACAAGCACCATCCCTGCGATGTGATCGGATGGGACGGCTGCTACTACCCCTACGCGTTCAACATCGACGACTTCAGCCCGATCGTGGGCAAGCACCACATGCCGCCCCCGACGCACCAGACCTTCGAGGGGCACAACTTCGTGATCTGCTCGTTCTGTCCGCGGCTGCTGGATTTCCATCCGCAGGCAATTCCGGTTCCCTACAACCACTCCAACCTGGACTCCGACGAGGTGCTCTACTACGTGCACGGCAACTACAAGGCCCGCAAGGGCATCGAGGTTTCTTCGGTCACGCTGCATCCGCAGGGCATTCCGCATGGGCCGCATCCCGGCACGATCGAGAAGAGCCTGGGCGCGACGGTGACCGACGAGCTCGCCGTGATGTGCGACACCTTCCGGCCGCTCTTTCCGACCAAGGCGGCGCTGGATCTGGACGATCTGGCCTATCCGCGCAGCTGGGAAGAGGAGCATTTCACCAAGGCGGCGCCCGAGGCCAAACCCAAAGGACCCACCAGTGCGAACACTTGGGATTAA
- a CDS encoding DUF3313 domain-containing protein, with amino-acid sequence MKLAKHLFLATVVAAGASCRNREFIEPLVGFIPGTIPLTFNPNSESYSYKNHSMSLGDFKSVLVHDVQLVSDGGDPDGASALAIQFRNEIISVVGLPAASGLGPGVLEIRAVITGLEANEPLFNIAPQTQVRRRGYGFVAVEMYAIDGGNAAPVAAYADTQDTQRFSAEKLSTWGSAQAGLKSIADAFGTLLKSK; translated from the coding sequence ATGAAACTTGCCAAGCATCTTTTCCTGGCCACCGTGGTCGCTGCGGGCGCCTCCTGCCGCAACCGGGAATTCATCGAGCCGCTGGTCGGATTTATTCCCGGCACCATCCCGCTCACCTTCAATCCGAACAGCGAAAGCTACAGCTACAAGAATCACTCCATGTCGCTGGGCGACTTCAAGTCCGTCCTGGTCCACGATGTCCAACTCGTCTCGGATGGCGGAGATCCGGACGGGGCAAGTGCATTGGCGATTCAGTTTCGCAATGAGATCATTTCCGTGGTGGGTCTTCCGGCCGCCTCCGGGCTGGGTCCGGGCGTGCTGGAGATCCGCGCCGTCATCACGGGACTCGAGGCCAACGAGCCCTTGTTCAACATCGCGCCGCAGACCCAGGTGCGCCGCCGGGGCTATGGCTTCGTGGCGGTCGAGATGTACGCCATCGATGGAGGGAACGCGGCTCCGGTCGCCGCCTACGCCGACACGCAGGACACGCAGCGATTCTCCGCTGAAAAACTCAGCACCTGGGGCAGCGCCCAGGCGGGATTGAAATCCATCGCGGATGCGTTCGGCACGCTGCTGAAGTCAAAATAA
- a CDS encoding DUF192 domain-containing protein: MKLSIKIGIIALLTASIAGFVALDNSKQSTATGAAKPQTSVRKAPSGLPLEMVTIGGKKYELEVAANDASRMRGLSHRASIPAGTGMIFVHRVSDMLSYWMVDCLIDMDIAYLDRNGKVVSIYTMKVEPPRAATESEEAYHLRLKHYPSADDAIYALELPAGEYAKLGVKPGDTIALDHAKFKSYLH, translated from the coding sequence ATGAAATTGTCGATCAAAATCGGAATCATCGCCCTGCTGACCGCGTCCATCGCGGGGTTCGTGGCACTGGACAACTCGAAGCAGTCGACCGCGACGGGAGCGGCGAAGCCGCAGACCAGCGTGCGCAAGGCTCCGTCAGGGCTGCCGCTGGAGATGGTCACCATCGGCGGAAAGAAATACGAGCTGGAGGTCGCCGCCAACGACGCCAGCCGCATGCGCGGGCTGAGCCACCGCGCCAGCATTCCTGCGGGCACGGGGATGATCTTCGTCCACAGGGTCTCCGACATGCTGAGCTACTGGATGGTTGATTGCCTGATTGACATGGACATCGCCTACCTCGACCGCAACGGCAAGGTGGTGTCGATCTACACGATGAAGGTCGAGCCGCCGAGGGCCGCCACCGAGAGCGAAGAGGCTTATCACCTGCGGTTGAAACACTATCCCTCTGCGGACGACGCCATCTACGCGCTCGAGTTGCCTGCGGGCGAGTACGCGAAGCTCGGCGTGAAACCCGGCGACACGATCGCGCTGGACCACGCCAAGTTCAAGAGCTATTTGCACTGA
- a CDS encoding adenylosuccinate synthase, translating into MNESKNTAVVGLQWGDEGKGKIVDLLTSQHDVIVRYNGGANAGHSVVVGKDRYALHLVPSGILHPDKSCVIGNGVVVDPEKLLEEIDGLRKRGVRVADNLQVSDRAHAVLPYHKEQDAALEEYLAGVTENDAGSLAIGTTRRGIGPAYGDKINRSTAIRMGDLLDPTYLQERLRVICRLRTKELQALGVKAPPLDADALATRFAKAGESLRPHIKDTVYGLHDSIKAGKRILFEGANACLLDIDHGTYPFVTSSNCSTLGIPPGTGLPGSSIHRVLGIMKAYSTRVGAGPFTTELLDEIGQGIRDRGREYGTTTGRPRRIGWLDLVAVRYAAMICGATGVACTLLDVLSGVKELKICTKYRLPDGRETDRFIPDARRLQGVTAIYETLPGWSEPINEAAERSQLPANARKYLERIEAYLKIPIEMVGVGPERTQTLVAAGT; encoded by the coding sequence GTGAACGAATCGAAAAACACCGCGGTCGTCGGCCTTCAATGGGGGGACGAAGGCAAAGGCAAGATCGTCGACCTTCTGACCAGCCAGCACGATGTCATCGTGCGCTACAACGGCGGCGCCAACGCCGGCCACAGCGTGGTGGTGGGCAAGGATCGCTACGCACTGCACCTGGTGCCCAGCGGCATCCTGCACCCGGACAAGTCCTGCGTGATCGGCAATGGCGTGGTCGTGGATCCGGAGAAGCTGCTCGAGGAAATCGACGGTCTTCGCAAGCGCGGCGTGCGCGTAGCCGACAATCTGCAGGTCAGCGACCGGGCCCACGCGGTGCTGCCCTACCACAAGGAGCAGGATGCGGCGCTGGAGGAATATCTGGCGGGCGTCACCGAGAATGACGCTGGAAGCCTGGCGATCGGCACCACGCGGCGCGGCATCGGCCCGGCCTACGGCGACAAGATCAATCGCTCCACCGCGATTCGCATGGGCGATCTGCTGGACCCAACCTATTTGCAGGAGCGGCTCCGGGTGATTTGCCGTCTGCGGACCAAGGAACTTCAAGCTCTCGGCGTGAAGGCGCCGCCGCTTGATGCCGACGCGCTAGCCACGCGCTTTGCGAAAGCCGGCGAGTCGCTTCGCCCGCACATCAAGGACACGGTCTACGGCCTGCACGACTCCATCAAGGCGGGCAAGCGCATCCTCTTCGAGGGAGCCAACGCCTGTCTGCTCGACATCGACCATGGCACTTATCCCTTCGTGACCAGCAGCAATTGCTCCACGCTGGGCATTCCGCCAGGCACGGGTCTGCCCGGCAGTTCGATCCACCGAGTACTGGGAATCATGAAGGCTTACTCGACGCGGGTCGGCGCCGGACCATTCACGACTGAGCTGCTGGACGAGATCGGCCAGGGCATCCGCGATCGAGGCCGCGAATATGGAACGACTACGGGTAGGCCGCGGCGCATCGGCTGGCTCGACCTGGTCGCCGTCCGCTACGCGGCAATGATCTGCGGAGCCACCGGCGTGGCCTGCACCTTGCTGGATGTGCTCAGCGGCGTCAAGGAGCTGAAGATTTGCACCAAATATCGCCTGCCCGACGGCCGCGAAACCGACCGCTTCATTCCCGACGCCCGACGTCTTCAGGGGGTCACGGCCATCTATGAAACATTGCCGGGCTGGAGCGAACCCATCAATGAAGCCGCCGAACGATCCCAGTTGCCGGCCAATGCCCGCAAATACCTGGAGCGCATCGAGGCCTACCTGAAGATTCCGATCGAGATGGTCGGCGTCGGCCCCGAGCGAACCCAGACGCTTGTCGCCGCCGGCACCTAG